From a single Streptomyces misionensis genomic region:
- a CDS encoding quinone oxidoreductase family protein → MQAAIVTRFGDPGVFELTELPDPVPGPGQVAIDVSHAAVGLIDAYIRQGVYKDQEGLPQPPYVPGLEVAGVIRALGKGVTDFRIGEPVVTLSGTGPEGGYASVAVVDAAMTASLEGTGIDPALAVTTVPNAATAYLALSQVAHLQPGERVLVHGALGGLASGFPGVARILGASAVVGTVLRSSLAEGQASALPYDAIVASEDLAEAVGDQRFDVVVDPVGGRLRTETLRVMAPMGRMLLVGNASGDWQHTVETSALWGGNLAMLGFAVGFYLPAHPELGRPAAEAALKAVSQGLADVPTRVLPLADAAEAHRLTESGTAGARIVLTP, encoded by the coding sequence ATGCAGGCCGCAATTGTCACCCGATTCGGGGATCCCGGGGTCTTCGAGCTCACCGAGCTGCCCGACCCGGTCCCCGGACCCGGGCAGGTTGCGATCGACGTCAGCCATGCCGCCGTCGGCCTGATCGACGCCTACATCCGCCAGGGCGTGTACAAGGACCAGGAGGGTCTGCCTCAGCCGCCCTACGTGCCCGGTCTGGAAGTGGCGGGCGTCATCCGGGCGCTGGGCAAGGGCGTGACGGACTTCCGGATCGGCGAGCCGGTGGTAACCCTGTCCGGCACCGGCCCGGAGGGCGGCTACGCCTCGGTCGCCGTGGTGGACGCGGCGATGACCGCCAGCCTGGAAGGCACCGGTATCGACCCGGCACTGGCAGTGACCACAGTGCCCAACGCCGCCACCGCGTACCTCGCACTCAGCCAGGTGGCGCATCTCCAGCCCGGTGAGCGGGTGCTGGTGCACGGAGCCCTGGGCGGGCTGGCCTCCGGCTTCCCCGGCGTGGCCCGCATCCTGGGCGCCTCCGCCGTAGTGGGCACCGTGCTCCGCAGCTCGCTGGCCGAGGGTCAGGCCTCGGCTCTCCCGTACGACGCCATCGTCGCGAGCGAGGACCTCGCGGAGGCCGTCGGCGATCAGCGCTTCGACGTCGTGGTCGACCCGGTCGGCGGCCGGCTTCGCACCGAGACTCTGCGGGTGATGGCGCCGATGGGCCGGATGCTGCTGGTCGGCAATGCCAGCGGCGACTGGCAGCACACCGTGGAGACGAGCGCCCTGTGGGGCGGCAACCTCGCCATGCTCGGCTTCGCGGTTGGCTTTTACCTGCCCGCCCACCCTGAGCTCGGCCGCCCCGCCGCGGAAGCCGCCCTGAAGGCCGTAAGCCAGGGCCTGGCGGATGTTCCCACCCGGGTTCTGCCGCTGGCCGACGCCGCCGAAGCGCACCGGCTCACCGAGAGCGGAACCGCAGGCGCCCGGATTGTGCTGACGCCCTGA